From Nitrospiraceae bacterium:
AGGAAAAGGAGACGGCCCCGTCGCTGCAACACTCCGGCCGTCACCGACTCCTTTGATCAGTCCGAAGACGCGGGTTAAATCTGATGGTGACCTGCTGACTATAATTAGGGATGGTCGGGCGGTGATGCCGGCTTGGAAAAACCGGCTCAAAGACCAAGATATTCAGGATGTGTTGGCCTACATACGGAGCCTGAGCGAGTAACTCTGTGCGTACGGTGCTAAAAACATCTTCGCTTTATGATTTGAACGAGGGGGAGGACTTGCGATAGACGTATCAATTTGACATGTTGTGTATACAGTCTAACTCGAAAGCAGAAAGGGGTAACCGCTATGGTTAGCAGTCGCGTATTGGGCATCTTTGGGATTGCAATGGGAACTACAATGTGGATATTGGCTTTATCCGTTCCGTCGCCTGTGTCGGCAAAAACCAAGATCAGCCCAGATGCCGAGATACATGCCGATCAAAAGAAGGTTCACGAAATAATAGCCACTTTCGAGAAGGCGGAGGACGCCCTTGAGGCAAGGAATCTAGAATCGCTTATGGCGCTCTATTCCAAAGACTATTCCTACCACGGCCTCA
This genomic window contains:
- a CDS encoding cytochrome c: MKDSRVTVLFFLSCFFVAGLATQFIWAATGDAAKGKIIYDTNCLPCHGERGKGDGPVAATLRPSPTPLISPKTRVKSDGDLLTIIRDGRAVMPAWKNRLKDQDIQDVLAYIRSLSE